A single Cottoperca gobio chromosome 3, fCotGob3.1, whole genome shotgun sequence DNA region contains:
- the LOC115025101 gene encoding zinc finger protein 710-like, whose translation MPSCVHMLNNMAPRGGLVQVDPATLRGTNKNCVECERDVVSNQPQANTHVHPPPPQVGHRGGEQGHRGLQGQRPMVGHGRGGREDEEEVEHQGNNMMKPTQQEEAISSYFQTSEVGSYDSAEMGMASEYEDSSQNMMWTDGNAGPQHQQPPNPQPPRRHGGRRVDRLDINIQIDESYCVDVGDGLKRWKCRMCDKSYTSKYNLVTHILGHNGIKPHACPHCGKLFKQPSHLQTHLLTHQGTRPHKCTVCKKGFTQTSHLKRHMLQHTDVKPYSCRFCRRGFAYPSELRAHEVKHERGRCHVCSQCGMEFPTYAHLKRHQTSHQGPHTFQCTECNKSFAYRSQLQNHLLKHQSPRPYTCSQCGLEFVQLHHLRQHSLTHKGMKGHKCDVCSREFTLSANLKRHMLIHNSVRPFQCHVCFKSFIQKQTLKTHMIVHLPVKPFKCKVCGKSFNRMYNLLGHMHLHAGSKPFKCPYCTSKFNLKGNLSRHMKVKHGMDVSPEGQDVIPEMGNQGEYEGQSFSFTSPDNMDNGGSQNLTKLTTANMDDMEEYYNFGKDTSSYATP comes from the exons ATGCCTTCCTGTGTCCACATGCTGAACAATATGGCTCCCAGAGGTGGTTTAGTACAAGTGGATCCGGCCACGCTCAGAGGCACCAACAAGAACTGTGTAGAGTGTGAGCGGGATGTAGTATCCAACCAGCCACAAGCCAACACACACGTtcaccctcctcccccccaGGTGGGCCACAGGGGAGGGGAACAGGGCCACAGAGGACTACAGGGCCAGCGCCCTATGGTGGGCCACGGTCGCGGTGGCAGAGAGGACGAAGAAGAGGTAGAACACCAGGggaacaacatgatgaagcCCACTCAGCAGGAGGAAGCCATCAGCAGCTACTTCCAGACCAGTGAAGTGGGCAGCTATGATTCGGCGGAAATGGGCATGGCTAGCGAGTACGAAGATAGCAGCCAGAATATGATGTGGACAGATGGGAATGCCGGACCTCAGCACCAGCAGCCTCCAAACCCCCAGCCTCCTCGTCGACACGGAGGCCGCAGAGTTGACCGACTAGATATCAACATCCAGATCGATGAATCTTACTGCGTAGATGTGGGAGATGGTCTGAAGCGCTGGAAGTGCCGCATGTGTGATAAATCGTACACCTCGAAGTACAACCTGGTCACACACATCCTGGGCCACAATGGCATAAAACCACACGCCTGTCCACATTGCGGGAAGCTCTTCAAGCAGCCAAGTCATCTTCAAACCCACCTACTGACCCACCAAGGGACGCGGCCCCACAAGTGCACCGTCTGCAAGAAAGGCTTCACCCAAACCAGTCACCTGAAGCGACACATGCTGCAACATACCGATGTGAAGCCCTACAGCTGCCGCTTCTGCCGCCGCGGCTTCGCCTATCCCAGCGAGCTGCGAGCCCACGAGGTGAAGCACGAGCGCGGACGTTGCCATGTGTGCTCGCAGTGCGGCATGGAGTTCCCCACCTACGCGCACCTCAAACGTCACCAGACCAGCCACCAGGGCCCCCACACCTTCCAGTGCACCGAGTGCAACAAGTCGTTCGCCTACCGTAGCCAGCTCCAGAACCACCTGCTGAAGCACCAGAGCCCGAGGCCTTACACCTGCTCCCAGTGCGGCCTGGAGTTTGTGCAGCTCCACCACCTACGTCAGCACTCGCTCACTCATAAG GGGATGAAAGGCCACAAGTGTGACGTGTGTTCCCGGGAGTTCACGCTGTCGGCCAACCTGAAGAGGCACATGCTCATCCACAACAGCGTCCGACCCTTCCAGTGTCACGTCTGCTTCAAGAGCTTCATCCAGAAACAGACCCTCAAGACCCACATGATCGTCCACCTGCCCGTGAAGCCGTTCAAATGCAAg gtaTGCGGCAAGTCTTTCAACAGAATGTACAACCTGTTGGGCCACATGCACCTCCATGCTGGCAGTAAGCCCTTTAAGTGTCCTTACTGCACCAGCAAGTTCAACCTGAAGGGAAACCTCAGCAGGCACATGAAGGTCAAGCACGGGATGGATGTCTCACCAGAAGGACAAG ATGTTATTCCAGAAATGGGTAACCAGGGGGAGTATGAAGGACAAAGCTTCAGCTTTACATCACCGGACAATATGGACAATGGTGGCTCCCAAAACCTCACGAAACTCACGACCGCAAACATGGACGACATGGAGGAGTATTACAATTTTGGGAAGGATACAAGCAGCTACGCGACACCTTGA